AATGCTTCGCCCCTACGAAGTCCCAACCCTCCCCTTGGTAAGGGGAGGGCTAGGGTGGGGTTAATTACTCAAATAGGATAGCTATATATTAAATCTGGGTTAACTTTCTTTTGATCTGAAAGCGTGAGAGTTCAGGGGAAGAAAGGAGGTAGAAAGTTGGTTGAATAAGGTTAGAACTTTTATCTGTTACTAAAATTAAGCTTAGCTAACATTGTGTTCCTTTTTGCTTTCTGCCTCCTTTCATCTAGCGTCTTGAGTTTGCTCTGGCGGAGGAAGAACGAGGACGAGTGGCTGGTGTTTGTTGAGGGCGGGGTTGTTCTTGGATGTTTAAATAACTGGTAGGCGATGCGACTACTACTACGTAGGGTGAAACGATATCTTCGGCTTGTCCGGTGCTGACTAAAGCGCGGTAAATTAAGGCAGCTACTTCTGCTCTGGTGGCGGTTCTGGCGGGATAAAGATATCGCACGTTGGGATAACTTACTACCATATCTCGTTCTGTGAGGGCAGCAATCAGATCGCGATCGCTATTGGGAATTGCGGAAGCATCCCGGTATACTCGTAAAATGGTGTTGGTAGAACCGTTGGTCGGATATCTTAAACCCCGTCCCAATGCAACCAACACATCTAAACGGGAAACTTGTTGGTTTGGGTTAAATACTCGATTGGTATTAGTATCTAAAAAACCCATTTCATAAGCTTCTCGGATAGCGGGATAAGCCCAATGGTTAGTCGGTACATCCTGAAACGCGATAACGTTTCGTATTTTATTTCGGTTAAAAGCTTTTCGCAAAATTGAGGCTAATTCCGCTCTCGTTACTGGGGCGTTTGGTTGATAAAGACCATCGGGAAAACCTTCTAAAATTTTTCTAGTTACTAATTGAGCAATGTAACTTTTTGCCCAATGGTTTTGCGGTACATCGGCAAAACTAACTTCGACTGCTGGGGTTGCAGGTTGGGGTGGTAGAGTTGTTGCACCGCGAAAAGCTGTGGTGTTTGGTGCAGGTGTAGGGGGAGCAGTAGGGGCAGCAGCAGGGGCAGCAGTAGTGTTTGGCGATGCACTTACTCGGTATGTGGAGTTATTGGCGATCGTCGTAATTCTACTATTTCTACTGGGGGCAGTGGCGATCGCCTGAGTTAAATCCCCGCCAAAAGCGTTCACCACCATCACTTCATTAGTTCCTCCCAAATTGTAAGAACGAGGATAAACGCTCATTCGGGGGGGAACTGGTAATCCCGCGACTTCAAACCAAGTTAGACCGCTTTCAGCCATTCCTTGCAGGAAAAGAACTCTTTGTTGACCTGCTTGGGTACCAACTACTTGAGTGTAATAGTCGTAGCTATTTCTACCCGTATCGACTTTACCATCAACATCGGCATCGATTCCGTAAATAGTCCGCACCATGCGGTGTAAAGATGGTCGGTTAGACAAAATTAAGTTAACTGCTGCGTTGTCGGGAAGAAGTTCAAATTCGCTAAAACCGATCAAGCTATTCTCATCGGGATCGAATAAGCGTACCACAATGCGATCGCCTGCTTTCATTCCACCAGTAAATCTAGCCCGTTGATCTACTCTATATCGATAATCTCCGATCAACTGTTCTTTGCCATAACCATTGTCGATTTTGGCTTTTAAAGAAATACGGGCAATTACATTAGTAAGATTAGCATTTGGTTGCCGAATCGCTAGGGTAAATACCCCTTCTTCTGCATTGCGATTTGGCAATCTATTCAATTGGGGTTGAGGGCGTGGGGTAATTGGTGTGGTGACAACTTGGGGTTCCGCTTGTCGTGGCGCTGGCGGAGGTGTCACAATTTCGGGTTCTTGACGCCGTGGTGCTGGCGGCGGCGTCACAACTTGAGGTTCTTGACGCTGTGGCGCTGGCGGCGGCGTAATAACTTCAGGCGCTTCTCGTCGTGGCGCTGGCGGGGGCGTCACGGCTTGGGGTTCTTCTCGTCGTGGCGCTGGCGGGGGCGTCACAACTTGAGGTTCTTGACGCTGTGGTGCTGGTGGCGGCGTCACGGCTTGGGGTTCTTGACGCTGTGGTGCTGGTGGCGGCGTCACGGCTTGGGGTTCTTCTCGCCGTGCAGTATTGGGATAGACGACAATCTGGGGTTCTTCAATTAGAGGTGGCCCATCTGGTTGGTTGTTAGTTGGCGGGCTTTGGGAAAGTGCTAAATCGGGGAATCCTCTATTAGCTGCTGGAGTACTTGCATTACTTCCGGTTGAGCTTCTTCTAGCTGGTGGTTGCGGTAAACGAGAGGGTGCGGGTGGGGGAGAAGGCGGCGTTGCTGCTGGTGGAGTCGGACGAGTAGCTACGGGTTGGCTCGGTGTCGGGTCTAGTTTAACCACCGAACCAGATAGATTAGTGCGATAAACCCAACGCTGTTGGTTATTTCCGATTACTACTCGCCAACCGGGAACCAATGTTTGAGCGCAAGTAATACCAGGGCTACCGATACCCAAACAGCCGTCAGACCAAGTTTGCTGTTGAGCTTCCAGTACCCGCAAGTTGGCGACTCGAATTCCCGTTTGCTGAGATAAATTCTCTAAAACTGCATTAGCAACTGCTTGGGGAACTAGGGTTTGATTTTGTTGAGTTTCTCTGGGATTACGTTGTGGTTGCCTCTGCTGCTGGCGTTGTGGTTGAATTGGTTGCGATCGTTGCGGCTGCCTCTGCTGCTGGCGTTGTGGTTGCCTCTGCTGCTGGCGTTGTGGTTGCCTCTGCTGCTGGCGTTGTGGTTGAACTGGTTGCTGGCGTTGTGGCTGCCTCTGCTGTTGGCGTTGTTGTGCTAAGAGTTGTGGATTTTCTTGTGGGGTAGAAGTACTCACAGAGGAAGCTGCTTTGACAGCAGTTGAGTAAATTGCTAAGGTGGCGGTTGCCAGTACAAGCCTGCTAACTAAAGCTAAGAAACTCTGATTCATAATAAAGGATGAAGTAGAAAGGATGTAGTGTGAAGTGTGAAGTATAAAGTATGAAATATGAAAGATAAAAATTAAGTACTTTTTTTCATTTTATCGGCTCCTAAAAGTTATCCTCTCTCTATCTGTTCCTTTTTCTATCTTTCATTGCACCCTACATCACAAAATGGCTGAATTGACTTTAAATGCGATCGAATGTTCCACAACTGATTTCTTTTAAGTCAAAAAATAATATCATACAGAGGAGATACTTTAGAAATCTTCATAAAAGATACTGTGATGACCCAGCAATTGGCAATAGTCAGCACAATAGAAAAATTCACCTGGAATTGGAAAGGCCATAAAATTGTTTACACCGTGATGGGTAGCGGACGCCCATTAGTACTATTGCATGGCTTTGGTGCTTCGATCGGACACTGGCGGCAAAATATTCCGGTGTTAGCAAATGGTGGTTATCGAGTATTTGCACTCGATTTGTTGGGTTTTGGGGCTTCTGAAAAGCCTGCGATCGATTACAGTCTGGATTTGTGGGTAGAACTGCTGAAAGATTTCTTTGACACCCATATTCAGGAACCAGCGATTTTCATTGGGAATTCGATCGGTGGTTTACTCAGCTTAATGGTAGTTGCAAATCATCCAGAAATTGCGGCGGGTGCAGTGTTGATTAACTGTGCTGGTGGATTGAATCACCGTCCTGACGAACTAAACTTACCTTTACGGTTAGTAATGGGGAGTTTTACTAAGTTGGTGAGTTCCAAAGTGTTTGGGCCTTTTTTATTCGATCGCATTCGGCAAAAACATCGCATTCGCCGTACTCTGCAACAAGTTTATTTTAATCGAGATGCGATCGCGGACGAATTAGTCGAGATGCTTTACGAGCCTTCTTGCGATACTGGCGCACAGCACGTTTTTGCTTCCATTCTCACCGCACCTCCCGGCCCAAGTCCATCTGATTTGTTGCCAAAAGTCACTCATCCCATACTAGTACTTTGGGGAGATAAAGACCCTTGGACACCAATTGCCGGTGCAACAATTTATCAACAATTCCAGCAAATGGGTA
Above is a window of Leptolyngbyaceae cyanobacterium DNA encoding:
- a CDS encoding alpha/beta fold hydrolase encodes the protein MTQQLAIVSTIEKFTWNWKGHKIVYTVMGSGRPLVLLHGFGASIGHWRQNIPVLANGGYRVFALDLLGFGASEKPAIDYSLDLWVELLKDFFDTHIQEPAIFIGNSIGGLLSLMVVANHPEIAAGAVLINCAGGLNHRPDELNLPLRLVMGSFTKLVSSKVFGPFLFDRIRQKHRIRRTLQQVYFNRDAIADELVEMLYEPSCDTGAQHVFASILTAPPGPSPSDLLPKVTHPILVLWGDKDPWTPIAGATIYQQFQQMGKPIQFIPIPNAGHCPHDEKPEVVNQLILDWLREENSVVRS
- a CDS encoding S-layer homology domain-containing protein, which codes for MNQSFLALVSRLVLATATLAIYSTAVKAASSVSTSTPQENPQLLAQQRQQQRQPQRQQPVQPQRQQQRQPQRQQQRQPQRQQQRQPQRSQPIQPQRQQQRQPQRNPRETQQNQTLVPQAVANAVLENLSQQTGIRVANLRVLEAQQQTWSDGCLGIGSPGITCAQTLVPGWRVVIGNNQQRWVYRTNLSGSVVKLDPTPSQPVATRPTPPAATPPSPPPAPSRLPQPPARRSSTGSNASTPAANRGFPDLALSQSPPTNNQPDGPPLIEEPQIVVYPNTARREEPQAVTPPPAPQRQEPQAVTPPPAPQRQEPQVVTPPPAPRREEPQAVTPPPAPRREAPEVITPPPAPQRQEPQVVTPPPAPRRQEPEIVTPPPAPRQAEPQVVTTPITPRPQPQLNRLPNRNAEEGVFTLAIRQPNANLTNVIARISLKAKIDNGYGKEQLIGDYRYRVDQRARFTGGMKAGDRIVVRLFDPDENSLIGFSEFELLPDNAAVNLILSNRPSLHRMVRTIYGIDADVDGKVDTGRNSYDYYTQVVGTQAGQQRVLFLQGMAESGLTWFEVAGLPVPPRMSVYPRSYNLGGTNEVMVVNAFGGDLTQAIATAPSRNSRITTIANNSTYRVSASPNTTAAPAAAPTAPPTPAPNTTAFRGATTLPPQPATPAVEVSFADVPQNHWAKSYIAQLVTRKILEGFPDGLYQPNAPVTRAELASILRKAFNRNKIRNVIAFQDVPTNHWAYPAIREAYEMGFLDTNTNRVFNPNQQVSRLDVLVALGRGLRYPTNGSTNTILRVYRDASAIPNSDRDLIAALTERDMVVSYPNVRYLYPARTATRAEVAALIYRALVSTGQAEDIVSPYVVVVASPTSYLNIQEQPRPQQTPATRPRSSSARANSRR